One window of Perca fluviatilis chromosome 12, GENO_Pfluv_1.0, whole genome shotgun sequence genomic DNA carries:
- the LOC120570430 gene encoding interleukin-10 receptor subunit beta-like isoform X2, with protein sequence MSASISAFILTFSTLCGFRAVSGVLSPPTNVRLTSYNMDLVLRWDPPDQPASGLLYTTEYIASIMNYKEGCVNISTLECDLTNLKNPISEYGRYRGRVRVQLGTESSAWVESNEIALDRDTIIGSPSVSLFSNGATIEVSIKDPVFRISTLLGVYNLATYNITYWKHGQKKKAISISDIKQNRVVLSNLDPWTKYCVQVQVNSKMNPNHSVPSAAVCESTTIEEEAPWLAAVVTFVAMAMAVAVVVVAVVYRKRISHFLCPKDALPQHFKEYLLAPPNSSMYLDMRNSHPPKEIFDPVSIIADSSTLEEGLPLEAAGTSCSKQPGTT encoded by the exons ATGTCAGCCTCTATTTCTGCCTTTATCCTGACGTTTTCAACACTATGCGGATTCAGAG CGGTGTCAGGAGTCCTCAGCCCACCCACAAACGTGCGCCTGACCTCCTATAACATGGATCTGGTGCTGAGGTGGGATCCACCTGACCAGCCAGCCAGCGGCCTGCTCTACACAACTGAGTACAT CGCCTCCATCATGAACTACAAAGAGGGCTGTGTGAACATCTCCACCCTTGAATGTGACTTGACCAACCTCAAGAACCCCATATCTGAGTATGGAAGGTATAGAGGCAGAGTGCGGGTGCAGCTGGGGACAGAGAGCTCCGCCTGGGTGGAAAGCAACGAAATTGCCTTGGACAGAGATA ccATCATCGGTTCGCCcagtgtctctctcttctccaaCGGGGCTACTATCGAAGTCAGCATCAAGGATCCAGTGTTTAGGATCTCTACACTCCTAGGTGTTTACAACCTGGCCACCTACAACATCACCTACTGGAAGCACGGCCAGAAGAAAAAG GCCATAAGCATCAGCGACATCAAGCAAAACCGGGTGGTTCTTTCCAACCTGGACCCCTGGACCAAGTACTGTGTCCAGGTCCAGGTAAACTCAAAGATGAACCCCAACCACAGCGTGCCCAGCGCAGCTGTTTGTGAGAGCACCACCATCG AAGAAGAGGCTCCCTGGTTGGCAGCCGTGGTGACGTTTGTTGCCATGGCAATGGCAGTGGCTGTAGTGGTGGTCGCAGTTGTGTATCGGAAACGTATATCCCACTTTCTATGCCCAAAGGATGCACTGCCTCAGCACTTTAAAGAG tacctgcTGGCACCCCCCAACTCGTCCATGTACCTAGACATGCGAAACTCCCATCCACCTAAGGAGATCTTTGACCCGGTCAGCATCATCGCAGACAGCAGCACTCTGGAGGAAGGGCTCCCTCTGGAGGCAGCAGGGACTAGCTGCAGCAAACAGCCTGGCACCACATAG
- the LOC120570430 gene encoding interleukin-10 receptor subunit beta-like isoform X1 has translation MSASISAFILTFSTLCGFRDCAAVSGVLSPPTNVRLTSYNMDLVLRWDPPDQPASGLLYTTEYIASIMNYKEGCVNISTLECDLTNLKNPISEYGRYRGRVRVQLGTESSAWVESNEIALDRDTIIGSPSVSLFSNGATIEVSIKDPVFRISTLLGVYNLATYNITYWKHGQKKKAISISDIKQNRVVLSNLDPWTKYCVQVQVNSKMNPNHSVPSAAVCESTTIEEEAPWLAAVVTFVAMAMAVAVVVVAVVYRKRISHFLCPKDALPQHFKEYLLAPPNSSMYLDMRNSHPPKEIFDPVSIIADSSTLEEGLPLEAAGTSCSKQPGTT, from the exons ATGTCAGCCTCTATTTCTGCCTTTATCCTGACGTTTTCAACACTATGCGGATTCAGAG ACTGTGCAGCGGTGTCAGGAGTCCTCAGCCCACCCACAAACGTGCGCCTGACCTCCTATAACATGGATCTGGTGCTGAGGTGGGATCCACCTGACCAGCCAGCCAGCGGCCTGCTCTACACAACTGAGTACAT CGCCTCCATCATGAACTACAAAGAGGGCTGTGTGAACATCTCCACCCTTGAATGTGACTTGACCAACCTCAAGAACCCCATATCTGAGTATGGAAGGTATAGAGGCAGAGTGCGGGTGCAGCTGGGGACAGAGAGCTCCGCCTGGGTGGAAAGCAACGAAATTGCCTTGGACAGAGATA ccATCATCGGTTCGCCcagtgtctctctcttctccaaCGGGGCTACTATCGAAGTCAGCATCAAGGATCCAGTGTTTAGGATCTCTACACTCCTAGGTGTTTACAACCTGGCCACCTACAACATCACCTACTGGAAGCACGGCCAGAAGAAAAAG GCCATAAGCATCAGCGACATCAAGCAAAACCGGGTGGTTCTTTCCAACCTGGACCCCTGGACCAAGTACTGTGTCCAGGTCCAGGTAAACTCAAAGATGAACCCCAACCACAGCGTGCCCAGCGCAGCTGTTTGTGAGAGCACCACCATCG AAGAAGAGGCTCCCTGGTTGGCAGCCGTGGTGACGTTTGTTGCCATGGCAATGGCAGTGGCTGTAGTGGTGGTCGCAGTTGTGTATCGGAAACGTATATCCCACTTTCTATGCCCAAAGGATGCACTGCCTCAGCACTTTAAAGAG tacctgcTGGCACCCCCCAACTCGTCCATGTACCTAGACATGCGAAACTCCCATCCACCTAAGGAGATCTTTGACCCGGTCAGCATCATCGCAGACAGCAGCACTCTGGAGGAAGGGCTCCCTCTGGAGGCAGCAGGGACTAGCTGCAGCAAACAGCCTGGCACCACATAG